One Streptosporangium becharense genomic window, CGACCTCGGCGAGGCGGGACGTCTCCGGGCTCGCGGTGAGCTCGGCGGTCAGCGACCAGTCGACATACGGCCGCATGGCCCGCTCGCACTCGGCGATCGCCTCGGCGAAGACCGGCTCGCCGGTGAGCAGGTCGAGGCCCATGCCCAGCCACTGCGCACCCTGGCCGGGGAACACCCACGCGGTCTTGTGCCGCGCGCCGGCCGGGGCGTCGTCGGCCGCGCCGCTGTGCACCCCGTCGGGGTGTCCGCCCGCCGCGACGGCGTCCAGTGCCGCGGCGGCCTCCCCGGCCGAGCCGGCGACCACCGCGAGCCGGTGGTCGTGGTGGCTGCGCCGCGCACCCGCCGCGGCGCCGACCTGCGCCAGCGACGCGGACTCGGTGCGCAGCAGGTCGCGGTACCCCTCCGCGAGCGTGGTCAGCGCCTCGCGGGTGCGTGCGGAGATCGGCAACAGCACCGGTCCCCGCCCGTCCGGCACGGGCCGCTCCGGTGCGGGGGGCGGTTCCTCGACGACGATGTGGACGTTGGTCCCGGTGATGCCGAAGCTGCTCACCCCGGCCCTGCGGGGGCCCTCTCCCTCCGGCCAGGGCTGCCCCCGGTCGCAGACCCGCACTCGCACCTGGTCCCAGGGGATCGTGGGGTTGGGGGTCTCGAAGTTCAGGCTGGCCGGCAGCCAGCCGTGCTTGACGCACAGCACGGACTTGATCAGGCCGGTGACGCCGGCCGCGCCTTCGGTGTGGCCCAGGTTGGTCTTGGCCGAGCCCACCAGCAACGGCCGGTCCTGCGGCCGCCCGGCGCCGAGGACCCCGTCCAGCGCGGTGATCTCCACCGGGTCGCCGACGCTGGTGCCGGTGCCGTGCGCCTCCACGTAGGCGACGCTCGCCGGGTCCACCCCCGCGTCGCGGTAGGCGGCCCGCAGGGCCGCCTGCTGCCCGCCCACCTGGGGGGCCATGAAACCGTCGCTGTGGCCGTCGTTGCTGGCCGCCGCGCCGCGGATCAGCGCGTGGATCCGGTCGCCGTCGGCCAGCGCCCGGGTGAGGGTCTTCAGCACGATGACGCCCACACCCTCGCTGCGCACGTAGCCGTTCGCGCGGGCGTCGAACGCCTTGCACTGGCCGTCCGGGGCCATCATCAGTCCCTGGGAGAACCCGACGGCGTGGTCGGGGGCGAGGATGAGGTTCACCCCGCCGGCGAAGGCCAGATCGCACGACCCGGCGCGCAGCGACTGCACCGCGAGCTGGGTGGCGACCAGCGAGGAGGAGCAGGCGGCGTCGAGGGCCACGCTCATGCCGGTCAGGTTCAGCGCGTAGGAGATCCGGCCGGCGTTGCCGCCCCGGGTGCTCCCGGTGACCGTGTGCACGTCCAGGTCGCCGACGTGGCCCGACTGGCGGTCCCAGTAGTCACTGGTGATGACCCCCATGAACACCGCACCGGTCAGGCCGGGCATCCGCTCCAGGGTGAGGCCGGCGTCCTCGAACGCCTCCCAGGCCACCTCCATCGTCAGGCGGTGCTGCGGGTCCATGGCGGCCGCCTCCCGTGGGGAGATGCCGAAGAACTCCGCGTCGAACTCGTCGACGCCGGAGACGAACCCACCGCGCCGTGAGGACAGCTTCCCCGGGGTGCCGGGGACGGGGTGGTAGAACTCCTCGACCGGGAACCGGTCGTCGGGGATGTCGGATATCACGTTGTCACCGCGGCACAGCAGCTCCCACAGCTCCTGCGGAGAGCGGGCACCGGGCAGCCGGCAGGCCATGCCGACCACGGCGATCGGTTCGGACGTGGACTGAGTTTCGCCGGTCGATGTCATCTTGGCGATACCTCTGCTGTTTCTGCGAGGAAGCATTGATCGCGCGACCGCGTATCGGATCGCGGCACCCTCGTGGAGGGCGTGGGCCGCCGGGTCAGGCGGATCGGCCCGCTGGTGTGTCGAAGGGGGGCGTACGGCAGACCTTCTCCCGGACGGGATTTTCCGGGCACAGGTCACGATGCCAACCGGCGTTGTGAACGACTTGGAGCCCTTGGCGGCGCTTGTCGAAGGATGAGGACGCCCGCTTCTCACCGGAGCAGCCGGTGACGGCCACGTCGGAGCGCCACCGGGTCCCGGCTGGGCCGCGACGGGAGCGGGCGGGCCTCCGCTCCGGGCCCCGCCGCCGGCCGATGAGGCGTTCAAGCTCTCACAAGTGGACTTCCAGACCGCAGGTCCATTCATCCCGGCCGCGCGGATCGCGGGTTCGCCGTCCGCCTCCGGCCGCGTCACCCCCCAAGCCGGACGGCCCCGCGGTGGTTATCGGTCACGGTCATCGCGATCGGGTACAGGCCCGGATCGGTGAAGGACGCGTCAGACGACGGCCGGCCCACCGCCGCCGTGGCGGGCGGCGCCGTCGGTTTCACCGCCGGACGGTGTTGGTCACCTGCACCTTCGCCGTCGCGGTACCGGTGGCGCCCTGGTTGTCGGTCACCGCCAGGGTGACCGTGTAGGTGCCGGCGGCGGTGAAGGCTCGCTCCAGCTTCCACTGCCCGGCGGTCTGCGTCAGCGGCCGGGGCCCGGCCCCGTCGCCGTAGTCGGCGCTCACCGTCCAGGAGGTGGAGCCGGGGTCGGTGAAGGAGCCGCGGCCGACCCAGGTCGCGCCCTGGGCGACGGTGGCCGGCCCCCACAGCGTCACCTTGGGCGCCTGGTTCGCGCCGGCCTCCTTGATCTCGTACGGGATGTACACGGTGCTGGTGCTGCGGGCGCTGTCGGTGACCATCACCATGACGGTGCCGGTCCTCGCCTGGGCGTAGGTGTGGGTGACGGTGAACGTGCCCCCGCCCTCGGTCCGGGTCACCCGGGGCGTATCCGGGGGCCCGTCTCCCCAGGCCACCAGGGCGGTGTGGGTGTCGGCGGCGTCGGCGTCGGTGAACGACACCTTCAGCGTGACCTCCTTGCCCACCACCCCGGTCAGCGACGCCGGCGCCTGGACGGCCGGGGCGGCGTTGGTCGTCCCGGTCCCCTCCAGCGTCACCGTGTGGACCGGGCCGCCGCCGTCGGTGCCGGTGGCGAACGTCAGCGTCCCGGACGCGTCACCCGCCTGGGTGGGGGCGAATCTCACCTGCACGGTGCACCGCCCGCCCACCGCCAGCTCGGTGCCGCAGCCGTTGGTCTGCTTGAACGGTCCGGTGACCGTGATCGCCTTCAGCGTGATCGGCGCGTTGAGCCGGTTGGTCAGCGTCACCGCCTTCTCGGAGCTCTCCTGCCCGACCTTGACCTCATCGGCCCATTTGATGCCGGTCTTGTCCAGCCAGGGTCGCACCGTCGCGGTGGCCGCGACGCTGTTGTCGCCCGGCTCGGGGTCGGGTACCGCCAGGCTGGCCGCGCCGGCTCGGGCCGTCAGCCGCGTGCCGTCCGCGGTGCCGGCCGGCACGGTCGCGGTCACCTTGACGGTGGCGCTCCAGCCCGGCTCCAGCACCCTGACCGTGTTGCGGAACCCCTCCTTGACCGGGGTGCAGACACCCCGCCAGGTGTCGCAGGCGGCGCCGGTCACCCCCGGCGGCACCAGCACGTCCAGCCGCACGTCGGTGGCGGCGTCGCCGCCCTTGTTGGTCACCGTGGCCGTCCAGGTCACCGTGGCCCCCGGACCCGGCTCGGCCGGCGACACGGTGTGGGCGACCTCCAGATCGGCCCGCGCGGTGGTGGGGGTGAGCAGGAACGACCGCGCTGCCTCAGAAAGCCCGGCCGAGGTGGTCGAGTGGTCACGGACGAACCCGCGCACCAGTACCTGCCCGGCGGCGTTGACGTCCACCACGTCGTACACGCCCATGCACGGCGCGGTCGTGGCGTCGTCATCGTCGGGGCACAACGGGCGGGGCAGCAGATCGGCCAGCCGATGGGCGGTGCCGTCCAGCCACAGCGCGGGTGCCCAGTACCGGTCCGGCGACGCCTGCGCGATCATCCCGGCCACCAGGCCGGAATGGTTGATCGCGCTGGCCCGGCCCGGCCCCAGCTCGATCCGCTTGCCGTCCTGCCACACCGCGGCGCGCGGGGGCTCGCTGCCGTTGATGCCGCAGTCGAGGTATCCGGCCGCCGTCCCGGCGTCGTTGACGGCGAAGGCGGTGCCGCGCGGGGACGCGCATCCGGTCACCGACAGCCTGGTCGGCTTCCCGTCCCGGTAGAGGGCCGGCTGCCAGGCCAGGGGCAGGCCCTCCAGGCCCCGCTCGGTCACGTACGCGCCGGCCACCTGGCCCCGGTTGTTGATCCGCCCGACCTGCAACCGGGTGTGTGAGATGTCGCGGTCGGTGAACTCCGGCTCGGGCAGCCGCACCGCGGTCCCGTCCTCCCACACCACGTGGGGGTTGCGGGCGTAGGGCACCCCCATCCAGCCGAACACCTGCCCGCTGTCGTTGAGGTCGGCGGCCCGGCTGGTGGTGCCCGCCGCGGTCTCGGCCGGTTGCAGGTCGCGCACCGTCCCATCGGCGCGGAAGACCACCGCGTGCCGCTCGTTGCCGCGTCCGGTCGAGGCGACCGCCACGCCGGAGACCTCCCCGGCCGCGTTGATGCCGGTGGCCTCGGCCTGGCACACCAGGCCACCGTCGGTGCAGGGCAGCCCGCCCAGATCGGTGAACGCACCGGCCTGCCAGCGCACCGCGTGCTTGCGGCCGTCCTTGTCGGTCACCGTGGCCGCGACCTGCCCGCGGTCGTTCAACGCCGTCGCCCAGGTCCCGGCCGGGTCCGCCCCGGGCGGCGCCCCGAGCTCGGTCACCGTGTAGGACCCGAACCGGGCCACCACCGTGTGCTCCTCGTCCATGGTGATCGTCAGATTCCCGGCCGGACGGTCCCGCCCGTCCACGGTCCACCCGATCGGAATCCGTCCGGACTCGGCCCTCGCGGTGAGCGTCACCTTGGTGCCGGAACGGTATCTCTCCTGCTTCGGCGATGCCTCCACCGACCCGCCCGGCTGCGCCGACAGGGTCAGCGCGAACTCCCGCAGATCCGGCTTGGCGACCCGCACGGCCGCCCGCGTGGTCCGGTCGCCCTGGGCGATCTCGGCGCGCACCCCGATCCCGTACGCCCCGTCGGCCAGCGCCTCGCTGGTCGCGGCGTACTTCCCGTCACCGGCGGCGCCGTCACCGCTCTTGCCGTCGTCGGCCAGCGTCAGCTCGCGCCGGGTGGCGTCCTCGGCCACCAGCACCGCCTTCACCGGTATCCCGGTGACCGGCGCGCCGTTCTCGGTGACCGTCGCGGACACCCGCACCCGGCCGTCGTCGCCGGCCTGCTCGGCCGCGGCCGTCACCGTGAGCGGGTTGCCGGCCACCCACGCGCTCAGGTAGGCGGTGACCGGCCCGGTGCCCGTGTTGGTGACCTCCACCTTCCACGCCCCGGCCTGCGGTTCGGCCACACTCAGCCCCTGGATGGGCTGAGCGGCCTCCGTGCTGCCCGCCGGGTAGGAGGCGGCCGCCTTGCCCGACGGATCGCGCAGCAACATCCCGACGGTCGGCGGCAGCATCCCGACGACACCGAACCCGGTGCCCGCCGGCACCTGCAGCGGCACGCTCGCCGTCTCGCCCGCCTTCACCGTCACCGACGGCGTCGCGAACGTCGACACCACGCCGGCGGCGGCCTCGGCGGTGACGTCCTTTCCGGCCTTCACGCCGTTCGTGCCGGACCTCACACCCTCCGGTTCCGCGGCGTCCCGCTCCTTCGCTCTCTTGAGATCCTCGGGATCCTGCGGCTCGGGCAGCTCACCGCTCGGGTTGCCGACGTCGGCCAGCCGCGACGCCAGCCGGGGCTGCACGTAGGCGAGGAAGTCGCCCGGCGACCTGGTCATCTCCGCGTGCGCGGTGGCGGTCTCGGGGTTGTCGTCGTAGGAGAAGTTCGCGCTCCACCCCGGCACCAGGGAGTCGCTGTCGATATCCAGTTCGGTGGGTCCGCCGTCCCCGCCGAGGGACGGGCACTTCACCTTGTGGTTCCAGCCCGTGAGGGTCGAGACCGGCACCCCGCTCAGGTCGGTGATCTCCTTGTTGAACTCCCGGGCGGCCGCCTCGCTCATGTACAGCAGCGCCGGCCAGAAGGGCATCCTGTCGTCCGGTGACCTCCCGGCCATCCGGTCCATGACCAGGTCCGCGCAGGGCGTTCCCAGGTTCGGCACGCCCATCTGCAGCAGCCGATTCACCGACGGCTTGCCGTCCAGCGGATTCTGTACGTCGTACTTGTGCAGGAAGACCCGGGCGACCAGACCGCCCAGGGAGTGGGTCAGCAGATCGACGCGCGAGGCACCCGTCTTCTCCAGCACTCCCCGGATGTAGACGCCCAGCTCATGACCGTTACGCCCGTAGTTCAGCGTGGGCTGATACGGGTCGGACGGGTCGCCGAGCGACAGCTTTCCGGGCACCTGCCCGTCGCCGACCGCGAATCCCCTCAGCAGCGGATGCCCGGACGCCAGGATGGAGGCGTAGTCCCCCCACGCCGTCTTCGCGTCGGTCTTGAAACCGTGCACCAGGATCACCGGCTTGGGCCGGATGAGCAGCGGCGCGGTCCT contains:
- a CDS encoding choice-of-anchor D domain-containing protein, whose amino-acid sequence is MNRLPVHTFLRRAALPLLAALVATAATPVPPVTASPPRPPGSGMAATAVGHPRLVDLGPLDTVAGGDIRPTGFLNNKGQLAARIGNRTDGYSRAALLAEGTVIDVHARLGLGENSSSAALGVNDDGVVVGDYSERTPGRPPADGNAFILGDGAATTLPLRAARDVNNAGQVVGDNWVYDRSDGSTLRIDGSLKADAVHATAVNNRGQVSGVFRNYSDPAGGRTTAFRTDPGLPVDVDENLLTYLKDRSSVVYDINDRGEKGQAAGFGTDEGGGFVPVIWQENGTPTAMKTRHGGKVLAINNAGIGAGWLYHVAPGGVYADEHAAVYLDGQGTDLNTLLPADTAFTLIQATGINDVGQIGGFMQAKAGGKIHAFLLDLGGRPSIASLTLQTQKYPSAEWIPVPPDGTFDGNQVRVTVSITNPGSTPASAQLVLTEERSGRFLPGGMFEEIIPPYGTVTKRVVWDTEGFAWLKGRARSDRVVVAKLRAGGAELDGRTAPLLIRPKPVILVHGFKTDAKTAWGDYASILASGHPLLRGFAVGDGQVPGKLSLGDPSDPYQPTLNYGRNGHELGVYIRGVLEKTGASRVDLLTHSLGGLVARVFLHKYDVQNPLDGKPSVNRLLQMGVPNLGTPCADLVMDRMAGRSPDDRMPFWPALLYMSEAAAREFNKEITDLSGVPVSTLTGWNHKVKCPSLGGDGGPTELDIDSDSLVPGWSANFSYDDNPETATAHAEMTRSPGDFLAYVQPRLASRLADVGNPSGELPEPQDPEDLKRAKERDAAEPEGVRSGTNGVKAGKDVTAEAAAGVVSTFATPSVTVKAGETASVPLQVPAGTGFGVVGMLPPTVGMLLRDPSGKAAASYPAGSTEAAQPIQGLSVAEPQAGAWKVEVTNTGTGPVTAYLSAWVAGNPLTVTAAAEQAGDDGRVRVSATVTENGAPVTGIPVKAVLVAEDATRRELTLADDGKSGDGAAGDGKYAATSEALADGAYGIGVRAEIAQGDRTTRAAVRVAKPDLREFALTLSAQPGGSVEASPKQERYRSGTKVTLTARAESGRIPIGWTVDGRDRPAGNLTITMDEEHTVVARFGSYTVTELGAPPGADPAGTWATALNDRGQVAATVTDKDGRKHAVRWQAGAFTDLGGLPCTDGGLVCQAEATGINAAGEVSGVAVASTGRGNERHAVVFRADGTVRDLQPAETAAGTTSRAADLNDSGQVFGWMGVPYARNPHVVWEDGTAVRLPEPEFTDRDISHTRLQVGRINNRGQVAGAYVTERGLEGLPLAWQPALYRDGKPTRLSVTGCASPRGTAFAVNDAGTAAGYLDCGINGSEPPRAAVWQDGKRIELGPGRASAINHSGLVAGMIAQASPDRYWAPALWLDGTAHRLADLLPRPLCPDDDDATTAPCMGVYDVVDVNAAGQVLVRGFVRDHSTTSAGLSEAARSFLLTPTTARADLEVAHTVSPAEPGPGATVTWTATVTNKGGDAATDVRLDVLVPPGVTGAACDTWRGVCTPVKEGFRNTVRVLEPGWSATVKVTATVPAGTADGTRLTARAGAASLAVPDPEPGDNSVAATATVRPWLDKTGIKWADEVKVGQESSEKAVTLTNRLNAPITLKAITVTGPFKQTNGCGTELAVGGRCTVQVRFAPTQAGDASGTLTFATGTDGGGPVHTVTLEGTGTTNAAPAVQAPASLTGVVGKEVTLKVSFTDADAADTHTALVAWGDGPPDTPRVTRTEGGGTFTVTHTYAQARTGTVMVMVTDSARSTSTVYIPYEIKEAGANQAPKVTLWGPATVAQGATWVGRGSFTDPGSTSWTVSADYGDGAGPRPLTQTAGQWKLERAFTAAGTYTVTLAVTDNQGATGTATAKVQVTNTVRR